The following are from one region of the Vidua macroura isolate BioBank_ID:100142 chromosome 15, ASM2450914v1, whole genome shotgun sequence genome:
- the LOC128814879 gene encoding sulfate transporter-like produces MEDTSSQEPAPSKATLGSPRPHEAPATFISLEEHEPTASSTRELILEKARGACRCSPGASLRRLLPVLVWLPRYSPRTQLLGDVVSGLLVGVVAIPQSISYSLLANQDPIYGIYTNFFCNIIYAATATSRHASVGSFGVLCLMVGQSVTRHLQLAGYGDSSAALGDNSSSPRNGTEPCDRSCYAITVALSLSFLVGLYQILLGVLQMGFVAVYLSEPLLGGFVTGSSLTIITSQMKYLLGLKIPRHEGVGSFILTWVDLFRHIHNTNICDLLTSLVALAIIVPVKELNERYKERMKAPFPIELLVVIVATVVSHYFDFEQRYKAAVCGDIPTGFRKPTVPDISLFPSLALDALPIAVIGFAMTVSLAEIFGKKHGYAVSANQEMIAIGMCNLIPSFFYCFASSAALTKTLLKESTGSQTQVSGLVTSLVLLLVLLWISPLFYSLQTSILGVVTIVNLRGGLRKFRDTPRMWQLSKLDTVVWWTTMLCSTLVTTEIGLLVGVCFALLCIIFRTQRPRATLLGKVSNREIYEDQAAYKQLSSIANVKIFRFECSLYYANKDYFKAVLYQKTGVNPVLLAASHPQLVAQANPEPGSSRSCWATGFGCLKQAGRRAEKPRGDARPPSADMHTLILDCGAMQFIDTAGLSVLKETHHDYKEVGVQVLLANCNPSIRQRLREGGWAGQAGSAGGQLAFHSIHDAVQFAERRHRGESKDKRAALPDPEEQNFQVSL; encoded by the exons ATGGAGGACACGTCCAGCCAGGAGCCAGCACCCAGCAAAGCCACCCTGGGCTCCCCGCGGCCGCACGAGGCTCCTGCCACGTTTATCAGCCTGGAGGAACACGAGCCCACGGCCTCCAGCACCAGGGAGCTCATCCTGGAGAAAGCCAGAGGTGCCTGCAGGTGCAGCCCGGGCGCGTCGCTGCGCCGCCTGCTCCCGGTGCTGGTGTGGCTGCCCCGGTACAGCCCCCGCACGCAGCTGCTCGGGGACGTGGTCTCGGGGCTCCTGGTGGGCGTGGTGGCCATCCCTCAGTCCATCTCCTACTCCCTGCTGGCCAACCAGGACCCCATCTACGGCATCTACACCAACTTCTTCTGCAACATCATCTACGCGGCCACGGCCACGTCGCGCCACGCCAGCGTGGGCTCCTTCGGGGTGCTGTGCCTCATGGTGGGGCAGTCGGTGACGCGCCACCTGCAGCTGGCAGGCTACGGGGACAGCAGTGCTGCCCTCGGGGACAACTCCAGCTCCCCCAGGAACGGGACAGAGCCCTGTGACAGGAGCTGCTACGCCATCACCGTGGCCCTTTCCTTGAGCTTTCTGGTGGGCCTTTACCAG ATCCTGCTGGGGGTTTTACAGATGGGCTTCGTGGCTGTCTACCTGTCAGAGCCCCTGCTGGGTGGCTTCGTGACTGGCTCCAGCCTCACCATCATCACCTCCCAGATGAAATATCTGCTGGGCCTGAAAATCCCCCGTCACGAGGGGGTGGGCTCCTTCATCCTCACCTGGGTGGACCTTTTCAGGCACATCCACAACACCAACATCTGCGACCTGCTCACCAGCCTGGTGGCTTTGGCCATCATAGTGCCCGTCAAGGAGCTCAACGAGCGCTACAAGGAGAGGATGAAGGCCCCGTTCCCCATCGAGCTGCTGGTGGTCATCGTAGCCACGGTCGTCTCCCACTACTTTGACTTTGAGCAGCGCTACAAGGCTGCTGTGTGCGGGGACATCCCCACGGGCTTCAGGAAACCCACCGTCCCAGACATCAgcctgtttcccagcctggccctggatgCTCTGCCCATCGCTGTCATTGGCTTTGCCATGACCGTGtccctggcagaaatctttggCAAAAAGCACGGCTACGCCGTCAGCGCCAACCAGGAGATGATCGCCATTGGCATGTGCAACCTCATCCCTTCCTTCTTCTACTGCTTTGCCAGCTCTGCCGCCCTGACCAAGACCCTGCTGAAGGAGTCCACGGGGAGCCAGACCCAGGTGTCTGGGCTGGTCAcctccctggtgctgctgctggtgctgctgtggatCTCCCCGCTCTTCTACTCGCTGCAGACCTCCATCCTGGGGGTGGTCACCATCGTCAACCTGCGGGGCGGCCTCAGGAAGTTCCGTGACACGCCCAGGATGTGGCAGCTCAGCAAGCTGGACACGGTGGTGTGGTGGACAACCATGCTGTGCTCCACGCTGGTCACCACGGAGATCGGGCTCCTGGTGGGCGTTTGCTTCGCCCTGCTCTGCATCATCTTCCGCACGCAGAGACCCCGGGCCACGCTCCTGGGCAAGGTCAGCAACAGGGAGATCTACGAGGACCAGGCCGCCTACAAACAGCTCAGCAGCATCGCCAACGTCAAAATCTTCCGCTTCGAGTGCTCCCTCTACTACGCCAACAAGGATTATTTCAAGGCTGTGCTGTACCAGAAAACCGGGGTCAACCCCgtcctgctggctgccagccacCCCCAGCTGGTGGCCCAGGCAAACccagagccaggcagcagcaggagctgctgggccacCGGGTTTGGCTGCCTGAAGCAGGCCGGGAGAAGGGCTGAGAAGCCTCGAGGAGATGCCCGCCCCCCCTCGGCAGATATGCACACCCTGATCCTGGACTGCGGGGCCATGCAGTTCATCGACACCGCGGGTCTCTCTGTGCTCAAGGAGACACACCACGACTATAAGGAGGTCGGTGTCCAGGTGCTCCTGGCCAACTGCAACCCCTCCATCCGCCAGCGGCTCCGGGAGGGAGGCTGGGCTGGCCAGGCAGGCAGCGCTGGGGGCCAGCTGGCCTTCCACAGCATCCACGATGCCGTGCAGTTTGCTGAGCGCCGGCACCGGGGGGAGAGCAAGGACAAACGGGCTGCTCTCCCGGACCCCGAGGAACAGAACTTCCAGGTGTCTTTGTAG